In the genome of Burkholderia sp. PAMC 26561, the window TCGCGGTCACGAGCGATGCCGCGATGGCGACGCTGACGGCCATCGACAGATGGGCAGCTCGCAACAGGCCAATTTTCTTCATGTTTCCTCCAGGTCTTGTGCCGGCTAAAACCGGCGTAGCGCGATATTACTGAGCTTTGCCGGGGGGAACAAGGCGACGAAATTCCTTATGGGAATTTGCCTCAGCACGAGTTTCCGGCGTATCGGGTAAATGACTGAAAAGGCCGCGTTTTGCTTGTTTACCCCAAGGTATTCGAGGATTTCTGACGATTTGGCGCGTTTTTATTGGAATGCGCAATATCGCCGAAATATAGCGCCGCGGCGAATTCGGGCGCTACCGTAGCACGAAGAACCGGCCAGGTTAAGTTAACAATTTTGGTGGCAGTGACGGTGAAAGCGAAAGTGCATCATGTTTCGTTATGCACAATGTTTCGATGTGATTGGATGCAAGCGAACAATCTGGAGAACCGCGCGACGAACGTCGCGCGGGTAATACTTGATTTCTACCGTCCCTGCAGCTTCAACCGCTCCCAAATCGTCTTGCTCGCAGCCGCGCCGTTCAGCGTATAAAAATGCAGCCCGGGCGCGCCTTCCTTCACCAGCCGTTCGCACAAACCCGTCACCACATCCAGTCCGAAAGCGCGGATGGATTCTTTATCGTCGCCGAAGCTTTCCAGGCGGCGTGCAATCCACTTCGGCACTTCCGCGCCGCACATCTCCGAGAAACGCATCAACTGCGAGAAATTCGTGATCGGCATGATGCCCGGCACGATAGGAACATCCACGCCCAGCTTGCGGGCGTCATCGACGAAACGGAAATACGCGTCCGCGTTGAAGAAGTACTGCGTGATCGCCGAATTCGCGCCCGCTTGCACCTTGCGCACGAAGTTATCCAGATCGGATTTCGGCGAGCGCGCCTGCGGATGGTATTCCGGATAAGCGGCGACTTCGATGTTGAACCAGTCCCCATGCTCGGCGCGAATGAAGCTCACGAGTTCCGACGCATATCGCAACTCGCCGACTTCGCCCATGCCCGAGGGCAAGTCGCCGCGCAACGCGACAATGTGCCGGATACCGTGCTCGCGATACCCGCCGAGAATCCCGCGAAGACTATCCTTCGATGACCCGATGCACGACAAATGCGGCGCCGCCTCGAGTCCCTGCTTCATCATTTCGAGGACGGTATCGAGCGTGCCTTGCTGCGTGGAACCACCCGCGCCGAACGTCACGGAGACGAACTTCGGATTGAGCGTCTTGAGCTGCGCGCCGGTGGCGCGCAATTTCTCGATTCCTTCCAGCGTCTTCGGCGGGAAGAACTCGAATGAGAGTTCGATCGGTTTCATGATGAAATTTAAACGGGCGCGCGAAACTGACGCGTTACCCGAAACTGCGCTGACCAAGAATCAGCGCGGACAGCAGCCAGGACACGATGCTGTACAGAATCGAGCCGAAGAATGCCGACCAGAAACCCGATACCTCGAAGCCCTTCAACAAGGAAGCGCACAGCCAGAAGCACAGCGCATTCACGACCAGGATAAAAAGCCCGAGCGTGAGAATGGTTACTGGCAACGTGAGCAGCACCAGGATCGGACGCAGGAATGTATTGATCAGTCCAAGCACGATCGCCACGATCAGCGCGGTGCCGAAACTGCGGATGTGAATCGATGGCACGAGGTAAGTGATGATCAACAACGCAAGCGCGTTGATCAGCCAGGTCAGCAACACGGACATCGATGGTCTCCTGGAACTTGAGGTCAGACGCGCATGGGCGAGTTGAACCCATGCGCGGACTAACGATTAATAGCGATAGTGATTCGGCTTGAACGGACCCATCTTGTCCACGCTGATGTAGTTCGCCTGATAATCGGACAGCACGGTCAGTTCAGCACCGATACGCCCCAGATGCAGACGCGCGACCTTTTCATCAAGGTGCTTCGGCAAGACATAGACCTTGTTTTCGTACTTGTCGCCGTGAACGAACAATTCGATCTGCGCGATCGTCTGGTTCGTGAACGATGCCGACATCACGAACGACGGGTGGCCCGTTGCACAACCCAGGTTCACCAGACGCCCTTCGGCCAGCAGGATCACGCGCTTGCCATCGGGGAAAATGATGTGATCGACTTGCGGCTTGATGTTTTCCCACGTGTACTGGCGCGTGGAAGCAACGTCGATTTCCGAGTCGAAGTGACCGATATTGCAGACGATCGCGTTGTTGCGCATCGCCTTCATGTGGTCGTGGCCGATCACGTGGAAGTTGCCCGTCGCCGTCACGAAAATGTCGGCTTTGTCGGCCGCGTATTCCATGGTGACCACGCGATACCCTTCCATTGCCGCCTGCAACGCGCAGATCGGATCGATTTCCGTGACCCACACCGTCGCGCCCAGACCGCGCAGCGATTGCGCGCAGCCCTTGCCCACATCGCCGTAACCTGCGACGACCGCGATCTTGCCCGCGATCATCACGTCGGTTGCGCGCTTGATGCCGTCGACCAGCGATTCGCGGCAGCCGTACAGGTTGTCGAACTTCGACTTCGTGACCGAATCGTTCACATTGATGGCCGGGAACGGCAGGCGCCCTTCCTTTTCCATCTGATACAGACGATGCACGCCCGTGGTCGTTTCTTCCGTCACGCCCTGAATGTGCACGAGGCGCTTGGAATACCACGTCGGATCCACGTCGAGATGGGCCGCAATCGACTTGTACAGCGCGACTTCTTCTTCGTTTTCCGGCTTGGCGATAACCGAACGGTCCTTCTCGGCCTTCGAGCCGAGGATCAGCAGCAACGTGGCGTCGCCGCCGTCGTCGAGGATCATGTTGGCGAATTCGCCGTTCGGCCATTCGAAGATGCGGTGGGAGAATTCCCAGTATTCGTCGAGCGATTCGCCCTTGAATGCGAACACCGGCACGCCGCCCTGGGCAATCGCGGCCGCAGCATGATCCTGCGTCGAGAAGATGTTGCACGATGCCCAGCGCACGTCCGCGCCAAGAGCCGTCAACGTTTCAATGAGCACGCCCGTCTGGATGGTCATGTGCAGCGACCCGGCAATGCGTGCGCCCTTCAGCGGCTGTTGGGTCTTGTACTCCTCACGCGTTTGCATGAGGCCGGGCATTTCCGTTTCAGCGATGTTCAGTTCCTTGCGGCCCCAGGCAGCAAGAGACATGTCGGCGACGAGGAAATCCTGGTTGGTTTTTGAATCGAGAACTGCGGCGTTCATCACGCCCTCCTTTCTAAATGGAAACATAGAAATTTGACGTGAGCGCCGTTCGATGCGGTGGTTCAACAAGCGCTTGAATAACTGACCGCGCTGGTCGCTCCGTCCGATTGAATGCTTCGAGCCTGGCAGTTTTCCGGGGTGCTGATGGAAACCGTCGCAACGCTCCTCGAAGCGAGTTCGGATTGTAGCAAATCGGGATAGGACGCGGTTGTCGCGATTCGAGGGAATTAAAAGGGCAAGAAAGTCAGCAAGGGCGCGAGCAAAACCATGACAACGCCGGAAATCATCATGGTCAGACTGGCCACGACGCCCTCTTCGTTGCCGAGTTCGCGCGCTTTCGCCGTGCCCACCCCATGCGCTGCGGCGCCGAACAGCGCGCCGCGGGCAAGCCGGGCGCGCAACGGCACGAGCGCCAGCACGATTTCACCGAAAAGCATGCCCACCACGCCGGTGGCAATCACGAACAAGGCGGTGAGGTCTTTCGGCGCGTGGAGTTTGTCGGAAACGGCAAGCGCGAAAGGGGTGGAAACCGAACGCGTAGACAGGCTGCGCTGCAATTCCGGCGATAAATGCAGCAGCTTCGCCAGCGCCAGCGACCCGCCGACGCCCACCAGAATGCCGACCGTCACACCCACCGATAACGACAACCAATGCTTTTTCAGCAGATGCCTGTACTCGTAGATCGGGACGGCAAAGGCCACGGTGGCCGGGCCGAGCAGCCACATCAGCCAGCGGGTATCGGCGAAATAAACGGAGTACGGAATGCGCGCAGCCATGACGATCACCACAAGCACGGCGGGGACGGTCAGCATGGGCGTGAGCAAGGGCCGGCGGAATCGGGCGTATAGCCGCTTCAACCCGAAGTACAACGCCACGGTCAGCACGAAGCAACCCGCCGCAATGAGGCCGGCGGTGTCATCGGACAAAAGGGAATCGTAGAAGTGTGGCATCGGGCTCGGCTCAGCCGCGCGCGGCCTGGCGGGCGCTCGTGATGCGGCGCAGTTGCAGGCGGCGTTCGAGCTTCGACGCCTGTTCGACGGCAAATGCCACCGCGATCATGACCATGAGCGTGCCGAACACCACGACCAGCGCGAGGCGCCAGCCGTCTTCGCGAAACAGGCCGCCGTACTGGACGGCAGCCACCGCGGCGGGAATGAAAAACAGCAGCATGTCCGTCAACAGCCAATCTGCGCCGGCCTTCACCCAGCGCGGCGCAATCCCGCCGCAAAACAACAGCGCGAGCAACGCCAGCAAACCGATAACACCACCCGGAACCGGCAAATGGAAGGTGCGCGCGGCGAGATCGGCGACCAGCCAGATGCCCGCCAGTGCGGCGCTCTGCAATGCGATCCGCATGAACCGGCCAAGCGGCGCCCGAGTGCGGGTGACGAATTTTGATAACGGCAAAATGGCGGCGAGAACGATCATGACGGGCCTTGCGGCGGTGACGTAATAAAAATAAGGGTTAACCTGTAGTCGAATATAGCGTGCGCCTAAATATAATTAAAATGACTTAAACTTATCGACCGCATTCCAACTTGGAATCTAAGAGGCGCGTATGGAGCTGCGATCGTTGCGGTATTTCGTTGAGGTCGTGAAGCAGAAAAGCTTCACCGCGGCTGCGGAAAAGATGTTTGTCACGCAGCCGACCATCAGCAAGATGGTGAAGTCGCTCGAGGACGAAATCGGCTCCCCGTTGCTATTGCGCGAAAGCCGCCAGATGGTCCTCACCGACGCCGGCCAGATCGTCTATCAGCGCGGACTCGAAGTCCTCGCGGCGCACGCGCAACTCGAAGCCGAACTCAACGATCTCGGCAAACTCGGGCGCGGCACGCTGACCATCGGAATCCCGCCGATGGGCGGATCGCTGTTCACGCCGGCCATCGCGGCGTTTAAAAAGCGTTATCCAAAGGTGGAGCTGAAGCTGTTCGAGCGCGGGTCGAAGGCCATCGAGGCTGCTTTGATCGATGGTGAACTGGAACTCGGCGGTGTGCTGGAACCCGTGGATCTCGCCACGTTCGATGTGCTGCCCGTCAGCCGGCAATTGCTGTGGCTCGTCGCGCAGAAGGGTTCGCGCTGGGACACGATGACTGACGTGCCGCTCGCCGATCTGGCATCGGAATCGTTCGTTTTTTACGGCGAAAGTCTCGCGTTGTCGGATCTGGTGTTGAACGCGTGCCGCGAAGTGGGGTTCACGCCGTCCATTGTCAGCCGCAGCGGGCATTGGGACTTCATGGCAGCGTTGGTGCAGGCCGGCGTTGGCATTGCGTTGCTGCCGGCGCCGTATTGCCGCCGCCTGGATGTCAACGCGTTCACCTGTCGTCCCGTGGTCGATCCGGAAATCCACTGGGACATGGCGGTTGGCTGGCGGCGCAACGGATATCTGTCGAACGCGGCACGCGCGTGGCTGGAAGTCGCCCGCCAGGCATTGCCGGCGAATCTGGGCGATGACTTCCTGCAGGGCGCGGCGGCACGATTCCCGGCGCGCGTGCGCGACGCTTCATCGAGATAACGTTCAAGCCAAGGCACAACGCAAAATCCCCGGTCGCGCTCACGCGCGACCGGGGGTTTTTACATCTGCCAACCGGACTCAACCACGTCCGGTCACACAATTACTCTTGAATCGCGAAATCGATACGGCGGTTTGCGAAACGTCCGCTGGCCGTCGAGTTGTCAGCGATCGGGTGCTGGTCACCATAACCCTGTGCCGTCAGAGCGTCGGCGGAAACACCGTGCTTGACCAGGAAGGCGCGCACAGCTTCAGCACGTTTCTTCGAAAGCGTCAGGTTCGAGCTAGCCAGGCCGACGTTGTCCGAGTAACCGCCAATGTTCAGCTTGACCGTCTTGCCGGTGTCCTGGCACGACTTCAACATCTCAGCCGACTTCGCCAGCGCCAGTTGTGCGTCTTGCGGCGGCACGTCCGAACCGGTACGGAAGTTGATGACTTGCAGGTTCAGCACCTTGG includes:
- the ahcY gene encoding adenosylhomocysteinase gives rise to the protein MNAAVLDSKTNQDFLVADMSLAAWGRKELNIAETEMPGLMQTREEYKTQQPLKGARIAGSLHMTIQTGVLIETLTALGADVRWASCNIFSTQDHAAAAIAQGGVPVFAFKGESLDEYWEFSHRIFEWPNGEFANMILDDGGDATLLLILGSKAEKDRSVIAKPENEEEVALYKSIAAHLDVDPTWYSKRLVHIQGVTEETTTGVHRLYQMEKEGRLPFPAINVNDSVTKSKFDNLYGCRESLVDGIKRATDVMIAGKIAVVAGYGDVGKGCAQSLRGLGATVWVTEIDPICALQAAMEGYRVVTMEYAADKADIFVTATGNFHVIGHDHMKAMRNNAIVCNIGHFDSEIDVASTRQYTWENIKPQVDHIIFPDGKRVILLAEGRLVNLGCATGHPSFVMSASFTNQTIAQIELFVHGDKYENKVYVLPKHLDEKVARLHLGRIGAELTVLSDYQANYISVDKMGPFKPNHYRY
- a CDS encoding phage holin family protein, producing the protein MSVLLTWLINALALLIITYLVPSIHIRSFGTALIVAIVLGLINTFLRPILVLLTLPVTILTLGLFILVVNALCFWLCASLLKGFEVSGFWSAFFGSILYSIVSWLLSALILGQRSFG
- a CDS encoding LysR family transcriptional regulator, which produces MELRSLRYFVEVVKQKSFTAAAEKMFVTQPTISKMVKSLEDEIGSPLLLRESRQMVLTDAGQIVYQRGLEVLAAHAQLEAELNDLGKLGRGTLTIGIPPMGGSLFTPAIAAFKKRYPKVELKLFERGSKAIEAALIDGELELGGVLEPVDLATFDVLPVSRQLLWLVAQKGSRWDTMTDVPLADLASESFVFYGESLALSDLVLNACREVGFTPSIVSRSGHWDFMAALVQAGVGIALLPAPYCRRLDVNAFTCRPVVDPEIHWDMAVGWRRNGYLSNAARAWLEVARQALPANLGDDFLQGAAARFPARVRDASSR
- a CDS encoding CidA/LrgA family protein, translating into MIVLAAILPLSKFVTRTRAPLGRFMRIALQSAALAGIWLVADLAARTFHLPVPGGVIGLLALLALLFCGGIAPRWVKAGADWLLTDMLLFFIPAAVAAVQYGGLFREDGWRLALVVVFGTLMVMIAVAFAVEQASKLERRLQLRRITSARQAARG
- a CDS encoding LrgB family protein, which translates into the protein MPHFYDSLLSDDTAGLIAAGCFVLTVALYFGLKRLYARFRRPLLTPMLTVPAVLVVIVMAARIPYSVYFADTRWLMWLLGPATVAFAVPIYEYRHLLKKHWLSLSVGVTVGILVGVGGSLALAKLLHLSPELQRSLSTRSVSTPFALAVSDKLHAPKDLTALFVIATGVVGMLFGEIVLALVPLRARLARGALFGAAAHGVGTAKARELGNEEGVVASLTMMISGVVMVLLAPLLTFLPF
- the metF gene encoding methylenetetrahydrofolate reductase [NAD(P)H], with amino-acid sequence MKPIELSFEFFPPKTLEGIEKLRATGAQLKTLNPKFVSVTFGAGGSTQQGTLDTVLEMMKQGLEAAPHLSCIGSSKDSLRGILGGYREHGIRHIVALRGDLPSGMGEVGELRYASELVSFIRAEHGDWFNIEVAAYPEYHPQARSPKSDLDNFVRKVQAGANSAITQYFFNADAYFRFVDDARKLGVDVPIVPGIMPITNFSQLMRFSEMCGAEVPKWIARRLESFGDDKESIRAFGLDVVTGLCERLVKEGAPGLHFYTLNGAAASKTIWERLKLQGR